A window of the Pseudomonas gozinkensis genome harbors these coding sequences:
- the fdnG gene encoding formate dehydrogenase-N subunit alpha: MDLSRRQFFKVAGIGLAGSSLGALGMAPTLAFAEQVRHFKLAHTHETRNTCPYCSVGCGLIMYSQGDAAKNVAQNIIHIEGDADHPVNRGTLCPKGAGLLDFIHSPGRLQYPQVRKPGSSEWTRITWDEALDRVADLMKADRDANFVEQNAQGQTVNRWLTTGFLAASAASNEAGYITHKVVRSLGMLGFDNQARVUHGPTVASLAPTYGRGAMTNTWTDIANANLILVMGGNAAEAHPCGFKWVTEAKAHNAARLIVVDPRFTRTASVADYYAPIRTGSDIAFMGGLINYLLTEDKIQHEYVRNYTDVSFIVKAGFGFEDGLFTGYDAAKRSYTDKSTWGYELGEDGFVKVDPTLQDPRCVYQLMKQHYSRYNIDLASQICGMPVDAMQKIWEEIATCSTPGKTMTILYALGWTQHSIGSQIIRSAAMVQLLLGNVGMPGGGVNALRGHSNIQGLTDLGLLSNALPGYLTLPTDMEQDYNAYIKKRTQVPLRPGQLSYWQNYSKFHVSLMKAWYGANATAENQWAYNYLPKLDIPNYDILKVFDLMGQGKVNGYMCQGFNPIAALPDKNRVMAALARLKWLVVMDPLATETSQFWEHVGPFNDVKSADIQTEVIRLPTTCFAEEDGSLVNSSRWLQWHWKGADGPGEARTDVQIMSALFLRLRERYQAEGGKFADPLLKLSWPYKIAEEPSPEEIAKEVNGYATTDFTDATGAAIKGNSQLAGFAQLKDDGSTASGCWIFCGSWTEAGNQMARRDNNDPYGMHQHQGWAWAWPANRRILYNRASADVAGKPWDPKKRLVWWNGKAWGGTDVPDYKADVPPEAGMNPFIMNPEGVARFFAVDKMNEGPFPEHYEPFETPIGINPLHPDNKKATSNPAARIFDSVWDSLGVAKDYPYAATSYRLTEHFHFWSKHCKLNAIAQPEQFVEIGEVLAKEKGIAAGDRVRVSCKRGFIEAVAVVTKRIRPLQVNNQVVHQIGIPLHWGFTGLTRHGYLTNTLVPFLGDGNTQTPESKSFLVNVEKL; the protein is encoded by the coding sequence ATGGATCTCAGCCGTCGTCAGTTCTTCAAGGTCGCCGGTATCGGCCTTGCAGGCTCTAGCCTGGGCGCGTTGGGCATGGCCCCGACGCTGGCCTTCGCCGAGCAGGTGCGCCACTTCAAGCTTGCCCACACCCATGAAACCCGCAACACCTGCCCGTATTGCTCGGTCGGTTGCGGCTTGATCATGTACAGCCAGGGCGATGCCGCGAAGAACGTTGCGCAAAACATCATCCATATCGAGGGCGACGCCGACCACCCGGTCAACCGCGGCACCCTGTGCCCGAAAGGCGCCGGTTTGCTGGACTTCATTCACAGCCCCGGCCGCTTGCAGTACCCGCAGGTGCGCAAGCCCGGCAGCAGCGAATGGACCCGGATCACCTGGGACGAAGCCCTCGACCGCGTCGCCGACCTGATGAAGGCCGACCGCGACGCCAATTTCGTCGAGCAGAACGCCCAGGGCCAGACGGTCAATCGCTGGCTGACCACCGGATTCCTCGCGGCGTCGGCGGCGTCCAATGAAGCCGGCTACATCACCCACAAAGTGGTGCGCAGTCTCGGCATGCTGGGGTTCGATAACCAGGCGCGTGTCTGACACGGCCCGACGGTGGCAAGTCTTGCCCCGACGTACGGCCGTGGAGCCATGACCAACACCTGGACCGATATCGCCAACGCGAATCTGATCCTGGTGATGGGTGGCAACGCAGCAGAAGCCCATCCTTGCGGCTTCAAATGGGTGACCGAAGCCAAGGCGCACAACGCCGCGCGGCTGATCGTGGTCGATCCGAGGTTTACCCGGACCGCGTCCGTGGCCGATTACTACGCGCCGATCCGCACCGGCAGCGACATCGCGTTCATGGGCGGGCTGATCAATTACCTGCTGACCGAGGACAAGATCCAGCACGAGTACGTGCGCAACTACACCGATGTGTCGTTCATCGTCAAAGCCGGGTTCGGCTTCGAGGACGGACTGTTCACCGGTTACGACGCGGCCAAGCGCAGCTACACCGACAAATCCACCTGGGGCTACGAACTGGGCGAGGACGGCTTCGTCAAAGTCGACCCGACCCTGCAGGACCCGCGCTGCGTCTATCAATTGATGAAGCAGCATTACAGCCGCTACAACATCGACCTGGCGAGCCAGATCTGCGGCATGCCGGTCGATGCCATGCAGAAAATCTGGGAGGAAATCGCCACTTGCTCGACCCCGGGCAAGACCATGACCATTCTCTACGCGCTGGGCTGGACCCAACACTCGATCGGCTCGCAGATCATCCGCAGCGCGGCGATGGTGCAACTGTTGCTGGGCAACGTCGGCATGCCCGGCGGCGGGGTCAACGCCTTGCGCGGGCACTCGAACATTCAGGGCCTGACCGACCTTGGGCTGCTGTCCAACGCGCTGCCGGGTTACCTGACCCTGCCCACCGACATGGAGCAGGACTACAACGCTTACATCAAGAAACGCACCCAGGTTCCGCTGCGGCCGGGGCAATTGTCTTACTGGCAGAACTACAGCAAATTCCACGTCAGCCTGATGAAAGCCTGGTACGGCGCCAATGCCACCGCCGAGAATCAGTGGGCCTACAACTATCTGCCGAAACTCGACATCCCCAACTACGACATCCTCAAGGTGTTCGACCTGATGGGGCAGGGCAAGGTCAACGGCTACATGTGTCAGGGCTTCAACCCGATTGCCGCGTTGCCGGACAAGAACCGGGTGATGGCGGCGCTGGCCAGGCTCAAATGGCTGGTGGTGATGGACCCGCTGGCCACCGAAACCTCGCAGTTCTGGGAACACGTCGGGCCGTTCAACGATGTGAAGAGTGCCGACATCCAGACTGAAGTGATCCGCCTGCCGACCACCTGTTTTGCCGAAGAGGACGGCTCGCTGGTCAACAGCAGCCGCTGGCTGCAATGGCACTGGAAAGGCGCCGACGGCCCGGGCGAGGCGCGTACCGACGTGCAGATCATGAGTGCGCTGTTCCTGCGCCTGCGTGAGCGTTATCAGGCCGAGGGCGGCAAGTTCGCCGATCCGCTGTTAAAACTGTCGTGGCCGTACAAGATCGCCGAAGAGCCCTCGCCGGAAGAGATCGCCAAAGAGGTCAACGGCTACGCCACCACTGATTTCACCGACGCCACGGGCGCGGCGATCAAGGGCAATTCGCAACTGGCCGGGTTCGCCCAGCTCAAGGATGACGGCAGCACCGCGTCCGGTTGCTGGATCTTCTGCGGCAGCTGGACCGAAGCCGGCAATCAGATGGCCCGCCGCGACAACAACGACCCTTACGGCATGCATCAGCATCAGGGCTGGGCGTGGGCCTGGCCGGCCAACCGGCGGATTCTCTATAACCGCGCTTCTGCGGACGTCGCCGGCAAACCCTGGGATCCGAAAAAACGCCTCGTCTGGTGGAACGGCAAGGCCTGGGGCGGCACCGATGTGCCGGATTACAAGGCCGACGTGCCGCCGGAAGCCGGGATGAACCCGTTCATCATGAACCCCGAAGGCGTGGCGCGGTTCTTCGCCGTCGACAAGATGAACGAAGGGCCATTCCCCGAGCACTACGAGCCGTTCGAAACACCGATCGGCATCAACCCGCTGCACCCGGACAACAAGAAAGCCACCAGCAACCCGGCGGCGCGGATCTTCGATTCGGTGTGGGACAGCCTCGGCGTGGCCAAGGATTATCCGTACGCCGCCACCAGCTACCGGCTGACCGAGCATTTCCACTTCTGGAGCAAGCACTGCAAGTTGAACGCGATTGCTCAACCCGAGCAGTTCGTGGAAATCGGCGAAGTGCTGGCCAAAGAGAAGGGCATCGCTGCCGGCGACCGGGTGCGGGTCAGCTGCAAGCGCGGGTTCATTGAAGCGGTGGCGGTGGTGACCAAAAGGATCCGGCCGTTGCAGGTCAACAACCAGGTGGTACACCAGATCGGCATTCCGCTGCACTGGGGCTTCACCGGCCTGACGCGCCACGGTTACCTGACCAACACCCTGGTGCCGTTCCTCGGCGATGGCAATACACAGACCCCGGAATCCAAGTCATTCCTGGTCAACGTGGAGAAGCTCTGA
- the fdhE gene encoding formate dehydrogenase accessory protein FdhE, with protein MPTILEPGEIEAAASSPPFLHLPPHNLFTLRAQRLERLAEGHPLADYLYLIAGLCRVQQQVFDDPPSTAPLDEQRLEVCRQHGMPPFAADTLIREDAWQLYLEALLQRYVAPEQPAVVEAVTTLRIASPGQLRAWAVALVSGQYSLVPAALVPFLGAALQAAWSHWLLSARNLQLTPGDSLSQCPACGSPAMAGVIRHRGKHNGLRYLVCSLCACEWHVVRVKCVYCEQSKGLEYLSLEDDRHAANQAPLRAEVCPGCNSYLKLLYLENDGEGEALSADLGSLLLDMRLAQDGYQRLAPNLLLAPGDE; from the coding sequence TTGCCAACCATCCTCGAACCCGGAGAAATCGAAGCGGCGGCCAGTTCGCCGCCGTTTCTGCACCTGCCGCCGCACAACCTGTTCACGTTGCGGGCCCAGCGTCTTGAACGTTTGGCCGAAGGGCATCCGCTGGCCGACTACCTGTATTTGATTGCCGGTTTGTGCCGTGTCCAGCAGCAGGTCTTTGACGACCCGCCCTCGACCGCGCCGCTCGATGAACAGCGACTGGAAGTCTGCCGGCAACACGGCATGCCACCGTTCGCCGCCGACACTTTGATTCGCGAGGACGCCTGGCAGCTTTATCTTGAAGCCTTGCTCCAGCGTTATGTCGCCCCCGAGCAACCGGCGGTGGTCGAGGCCGTGACCACACTGCGCATCGCCAGTCCCGGACAGTTACGCGCCTGGGCCGTGGCGCTGGTCAGCGGCCAGTATTCGCTGGTGCCGGCGGCGCTGGTGCCGTTTCTCGGGGCGGCGCTGCAAGCAGCGTGGAGTCACTGGCTGCTCAGTGCGCGAAATCTGCAACTGACGCCCGGCGACAGCCTCAGCCAGTGCCCGGCCTGTGGCTCGCCGGCCATGGCCGGGGTGATCCGCCATCGCGGCAAGCACAACGGCCTGCGGTATCTGGTGTGTTCGCTGTGCGCCTGCGAATGGCATGTGGTGCGGGTCAAGTGCGTGTATTGCGAGCAGAGCAAAGGGCTTGAATACCTGAGCCTTGAGGATGACCGCCACGCCGCCAATCAGGCGCCGTTGCGCGCCGAGGTCTGTCCGGGCTGCAACAGCTACCTGAAGTTGTTGTATCTGGAAAACGACGGGGAGGGCGAGGCGCTGTCGGCGGATCTGGGCAGTCTGCTGCTCGACATGCGCCTGGCTCAGGACGGTTATCAGCGCCTGGCGCCGAATCTGCTGCTGGCGCCCGGCGACGAATAG
- the fdxH gene encoding formate dehydrogenase subunit beta produces MASQDIIARSATTTPAPSIRGQEQVAKLIDTTKCIGCKACQVACSEWNELRDEVGHNHGTYDNPQDLSADSWTLMRFTEHETDAGNLEWLIRKDGCMHCAEPGCLAACPSPGAIIKHANGIVDFDQDHCIGCGYCITGCPFNIPRISQKDHKAYKCTLCSDRVAVGLEPACVKTCPTGAIVFGTKDDMKTHAAERIVDLKSRGFDNAGLYDPEGVGGTHVMYVLHHADTPKIYAGLPDNPAISPLVGLWKGISKPLGLLAMGAAVLAGFFHYVRIGPNRVEEDEHPDPPDTSVHVVDPAVHTFDPRGEGRP; encoded by the coding sequence ATGGCCAGCCAAGACATCATTGCCCGCTCGGCCACCACGACCCCGGCGCCTTCGATACGCGGTCAGGAACAGGTGGCCAAGCTGATCGACACCACCAAATGCATCGGTTGCAAGGCCTGTCAGGTCGCGTGCTCGGAATGGAACGAGCTGCGCGACGAGGTCGGCCACAACCACGGCACCTATGACAATCCGCAGGACCTGAGCGCCGATTCATGGACGCTGATGCGCTTCACCGAGCACGAAACCGACGCCGGCAACCTCGAATGGCTGATCCGCAAGGACGGCTGCATGCACTGCGCCGAACCCGGATGCCTGGCGGCGTGCCCCAGCCCCGGCGCGATCATCAAGCACGCCAACGGCATCGTCGATTTCGATCAGGACCACTGCATCGGTTGCGGTTATTGCATCACCGGTTGCCCGTTCAACATCCCGCGCATTTCGCAGAAGGATCACAAGGCCTACAAATGCACGCTGTGTTCGGACCGGGTGGCGGTGGGGCTGGAACCGGCCTGCGTGAAAACCTGCCCGACCGGGGCCATCGTGTTCGGCACCAAGGACGACATGAAGACCCACGCCGCCGAACGCATCGTCGACCTGAAAAGCCGCGGCTTCGACAACGCCGGCCTGTATGACCCGGAAGGCGTCGGCGGCACCCACGTCATGTACGTGCTGCACCACGCCGACACCCCGAAAATCTACGCTGGCCTGCCGGACAACCCGGCCATCAGCCCGTTGGTGGGCCTGTGGAAAGGCATCAGCAAACCCCTGGGCCTGCTGGCCATGGGCGCGGCGGTGCTGGCCGGGTTCTTCCATTACGTGCGGATCGGCCCGAACCGGGTCGAGGAAGATGAACATCCCGATCCGCCCGATACCTCGGTGCATGTCGTTGATCCGGCGGTGCACACCTTCGACCCACGCGGGGAGGGCCGGCCATGA
- a CDS encoding formate dehydrogenase subunit gamma, whose product MSNKTILRYTANQRTNHWLVAILFFMAGLSGLALFHPSMFWLTNFFGGGPWTRILHPFMGVLMFVFFLGLVFRFWRSNFFIDNDWKWLRRIDRVLVNDEETVPAVGKYNAGQKLLFWTLLLCMLGLLFTGLVIWRAYFSHYFGITTIRWAMLLHALAGFVLILSIIVHIYAGIWIKGSVDAMMHGWVSRAWARKHHALWYREVESKDPPERPVTKKG is encoded by the coding sequence ATGAGCAACAAGACGATCCTGCGCTACACCGCCAACCAGCGCACCAATCACTGGCTGGTGGCGATTCTGTTCTTCATGGCCGGGCTGTCGGGGCTGGCGTTGTTTCATCCGTCGATGTTCTGGCTGACCAATTTCTTTGGAGGCGGGCCGTGGACGCGGATCCTGCACCCGTTCATGGGCGTGCTGATGTTCGTGTTCTTCCTGGGCCTGGTGTTTCGCTTCTGGCGCTCGAACTTCTTTATCGACAACGACTGGAAATGGCTGCGGCGCATTGACCGGGTACTGGTCAACGATGAAGAGACTGTGCCGGCGGTGGGCAAGTACAACGCCGGGCAAAAACTGCTGTTCTGGACTTTACTGCTGTGCATGCTCGGGCTGTTGTTCACGGGGCTGGTGATCTGGCGCGCGTACTTCAGTCATTACTTCGGCATCACCACGATTCGCTGGGCGATGTTGTTGCACGCACTGGCGGGGTTTGTGCTGATCCTGAGCATCATCGTGCACATCTACGCCGGGATCTGGATCAAGGGTTCGGTGGACGCGATGATGCACGGCTGGGTCAGCCGCGCCTGGGCCAGGAAACACCATGCACTCTGGTATCGCGAGGTGGAAAGCAAGGATCCGCCAGAGCGACCGGTCACGAAAAAGGGCTGA
- a CDS encoding ATP-binding protein, whose product MIGRMLRRDTLSRRIALTIVAAMLASLLLNALFVQVAGIWARPPIERTGLLEQIAATTRVIEAAPATLRPQLASAASSPMLEVVWQPRRVDFGLPGDGEQVEAGKVPALRQLLGDDRQIDVFNPDDWPAGSPRAHYVALIRLADDSWLSFTPPERSWGLSLNVRIAVIVALGLVATLLVAWLATRQLAQPLQRFAHAARRFGGDLKAPPIHLEGPHEIRQAIVAFNTMQAQIQHFIGERTHMLAAISHDLRAPLTRMRLRSEFMEDLDHQGKLIRDIEEMQSMINAALAFFREDTHLEQSTAFDLSELLQTIVDDYRDQHLDIGFTGPAHVVYDGRPLGIKRVIVNLLDNAVKYGQRPSVALSCDDASIRIEVIDEGPGIPEDALERVFDPFFRLETSRNRDTGGVGLGLSAARGIIREQGGELSLRNRRSGGLRARVELPHR is encoded by the coding sequence ATGATTGGCCGGATGCTGCGGCGCGACACCCTCAGCCGGCGGATTGCCCTGACAATCGTCGCGGCCATGCTCGCGTCGCTCCTGCTCAATGCGCTGTTCGTTCAGGTCGCCGGCATCTGGGCCCGACCGCCGATCGAACGCACCGGTCTGCTGGAACAGATCGCCGCCACCACCCGAGTGATCGAAGCTGCGCCGGCAACCCTGCGCCCGCAACTGGCCAGTGCCGCCAGCAGCCCGATGCTCGAAGTGGTGTGGCAACCCCGTCGAGTCGACTTCGGTCTGCCGGGGGACGGCGAACAGGTTGAGGCCGGAAAAGTGCCGGCGCTGCGGCAATTGCTCGGCGATGACCGACAGATCGACGTGTTCAACCCTGACGACTGGCCCGCCGGCAGCCCTCGGGCGCACTACGTGGCGCTGATACGGCTGGCTGATGACAGCTGGTTGTCGTTCACGCCGCCGGAGCGCAGTTGGGGCTTGAGCCTGAACGTACGGATCGCCGTGATCGTTGCCCTGGGGCTGGTCGCCACCCTGCTGGTCGCCTGGCTGGCCACACGGCAATTGGCCCAGCCGTTGCAGCGCTTTGCCCATGCCGCGCGGCGTTTCGGCGGGGATCTGAAAGCGCCGCCGATCCACCTCGAAGGCCCTCATGAAATCCGTCAGGCCATCGTTGCCTTCAACACGATGCAGGCGCAGATCCAGCATTTCATTGGCGAACGCACCCACATGCTGGCCGCCATCTCCCACGACTTGCGCGCCCCGCTGACCCGGATGCGCCTGCGCAGCGAGTTCATGGAAGACCTCGACCATCAGGGCAAACTGATCCGCGACATCGAGGAAATGCAGTCGATGATCAACGCCGCCCTGGCGTTCTTCCGGGAAGACACCCACCTGGAGCAATCCACCGCGTTCGATCTGTCGGAGTTGCTGCAAACCATCGTCGATGACTACCGCGATCAGCACCTCGACATCGGTTTCACCGGCCCGGCGCATGTGGTGTACGACGGCCGGCCGCTGGGCATCAAACGGGTCATCGTCAATCTGCTGGATAACGCGGTGAAATACGGACAGCGACCCAGCGTGGCGCTGAGTTGCGATGATGCGTCGATCCGCATCGAGGTGATTGACGAGGGGCCGGGGATTCCCGAGGACGCGCTGGAGCGGGTGTTCGATCCGTTCTTCCGTCTCGAAACCTCGCGCAACCGTGACACCGGCGGTGTCGGGCTCGGTCTGTCGGCGGCACGGGGGATCATTCGTGAACAGGGTGGCGAGTTGAGTTTGCGCAATCGCCGCAGCGGCGGCTTACGCGCACGGGTTGAACTGCCTCATCGCTGA